From the genome of Spodoptera frugiperda isolate SF20-4 chromosome 23, AGI-APGP_CSIRO_Sfru_2.0, whole genome shotgun sequence, one region includes:
- the LOC118266953 gene encoding uncharacterized protein LOC118266953, with product MTCQTTLLITTMIFAFFALSMLGILINKPAPCVSEVLCHEGHSCPTQLMCCELGCCDAGSVTVNPPRRVNTTPPLLSRRDADEPPLKEHSYSYAWYAQWPVLFLLGTLGGILICCIWCLFFKRPSGHGVYMCSMACCVRRPTSEHDSAGSVYPPPRYSRCGSFHQAPPPYSEVASKPDLYPLVITCGEGDAKAGNYLMVHYFRNYVIRAPGSLSATSTAESLNSSFICNAANEANSIIPPPYSCANNYEECGVGCGPLLRSLSSLTEQRAAPAPVPQRSRTEPMPSRPRDPPAAFRDNLITSPVQPLDSTFDLELELIDCEMYCDGGCKPRLGSSPPTHQSLDEDDDNNMYMHEAYGSLRQFYTGKPDPPESPPQPTSPTQTSRDSTLRRTSDERRHRRLESVKKTPRQRKTSLYMPLSVAYPVRTSRISPTTRTSSRSAPATPCSSLVPNLLTFSQRVSASRHGSRSSKFEEESDPLLAELEQRTDHKF from the exons ATGACGTGCCAGACAACGCTGCTCATCACCACAATGATTTTCGCCTTTTTCGCTTTGTCTATGCTcggtattttaattaacaaacccGCTCCA TGCGTGTCTGAAGTGCTATGCCATGAGGGGCACTCATGCCCTACGCAATTGATGTGTTGCGAGCTCGGGTGCTGCGATGCCGGCTCCGTCACAGTGAACCCGCCGCGACGGGTGAATACCACACCACCGCTACTCTCGCGGCGAGATGCTGACGAACCACCTCTCAAAGAGCATAGCTATAGCTATGCCTGGTATGCGCAATG GCCCGTACTATTTCTTCTTGGGACTCTTGGCGGTATTTTGATTTGCTGCATCTGGTGTCTATTCTTCAAGAGGCCATCAGGACATGGGGTGTACATGTGTTCGATGGCGTGCTGCGTGCGGCGGCCGACCTCTGAGCACGACTCAGCGGGCTCGGTGTACCCGCCGCCGCGCTACAGCCGCTGCGGGTCCTTCCACCAGGCACCACCACCGTATTCTGAA GTCGCATCTAAACCTGACCTGTACCCTCTGGTCATCACTTGCGGAGAAGGTGACGCCAAAGCTGGCAACTATCTCATGGTGCATTATTTCCGGAACTACGTGATTCGTGCACCAG GTTCTCTATCAGCGACGAGTACTGCAGAATCTCTCAACTCCAGTTTCATATGCAACGCGGCGAATGAG GCAAATTCAATCATTCCACCGCCGTACTCGTGCGCGAACAACTACGAGGAGTGCGGCGTGGGCTGCGGACCACTGCTACGGTCCCTGTCCTCGCTGACGGAGCAGCGCGCCGCCCCAGCACCGGTTCCTCAGCGCTCCCGCACCGAACCCATGCCCTCTAGACCACGAGATCCACCCGCTGCCTTCCGGGACAATCTTATCACTTCACCTGTCCAACCCTTG GACTCTACCTTCGACCTTGAATTGGAGCTTATTGACTGCGAGATGTACTGCGATGGGGGATGCAAGCCGCGACTCGGCTCATCCCCTCCAACTCACCAGTCACTCGACGAAGATGACGACAACAATATGTACATGCACGAGGCATACGGCAGCTTGCGACAGTTCTACACTGGCAAACCTGATCCACCTGAGTCGCCGCCGCAGCCGACCAGCCCCACACAGACATCCAGGGATTCCACTTTAAGGAGGACTAGTGACGAGAGACGTCACAGACGCCTTGAGAGCGTTAAGAAAACGCCAAGGCAACGAAAAACGAGCTTATACATGCCATTGTCAGTAGCTTACCCTGTTAGGACTTCAAGAATCTCCCCTACGACTCGGACCTCTTCTCGTTCAGCTCCAGCCACGCCATGCAGCTCTCTCGTGCCCAATCTTCTCACATTCTCGCAGAGAGTGTCAGCTTCACGACATGGATCCAGATCGTCAAAGTTCGAGGAAGAAAGTGATCCACTGCTAGCAGAGCTGGAACAACGCACTGACCACAAATTTTAA
- the LOC118266954 gene encoding YEATS domain-containing protein 4: MSLQTDFGPDSGGRVKGLVIVKPIVYGNVARYFGKKREEDGHTHQWTVYVKPYANEDMSTYIKKVHFKLHESYANPNRVVTKQPYELTETGWGEFEIVIKIYFHDPNERPVALYHILKLFQSPVTDGAPPTVGRALVSESYEEIVFQEPTQLMQHLLNSVKPITNGPWTHDTDFEEKKEKTLQKIIAAQTKVRSEISELKEKLHLAKETINKFKDEIAKLQNSSGGGMMTGV, from the exons ATGAGCTTGCAAACTGACTTTGGCCCCGATTCAGGGGGCAGAGTTAAA GGTCTTGTGATAGTAAAACCTATAGTATACGGGAATGTGGCGCGATACTTTGGCAAGAAGCGTGAGGAAGACGGCCATACACATCAATGGACGGTATACGTGAAGCCTTATGCTAACGAGGACATGTCCACATACATTAAGAAAGTCCACTTTAAATTGCACGAGAGTTATGCAAACCCCAACAGGGTGGTTACTAAACAACCGTATGAGCTGACCGAGACAGGTTGGGGGGAGTTCGAGATAGTCATAAAAATCTACTTCCACGATCCAAATGAACGACCT GTGGCACTATACCATATTCTCAAGCTTTTCCAGTCGCCAGTTACGGACGGAGCTCCTCCGACAGTGGGTCGAGCACTGGTCAGTGAATCCTATGAAGAGATAGTGTTCCAAGAACCAACACAGCTGATGCAGCATTTGCTGAACAGTGTCAAACCCATCACTAATGGACCCTGGACTCATGACACTGATT ttgaagaaaagaaagaaaagacaTTACAAAAGATAATAGCAGCACAAACTAAAGTCCGGAGTGAAATATCAGAACTTAAGGAGAAGCTACACTTGGCTAAGGaaactattaataaattcaaagacGAAATTGCGAAACTACAGAATAGCAGTGGCGGTGGCATGATGACTGGTGTATAA